In Pseudomonadota bacterium, a genomic segment contains:
- a CDS encoding cation:dicarboxylase symporter family transporter — MNLQTVKLKIIKLLSGGIVNIIAILIGLYIGIYHPDLGKAIGIYGKLYITVLQMCVFPIIITSLTISIVSLSQPKYSGIMIRILLFLALMSIISSLVGISIAYLSNPAFEFALAESPILADVVEVASQIKRGLLAPLAPDLKKGISVFLGNALTDNVFQALSGNETFQVVIFTIIFAISLAKLNAEEQDALSPIFQVILKVFNNIFNVFTIVLPFFVVCLVAETITLVGKDTLLAMGGVFGKYCISGIILFLLMQTVIMLRTKLGPIKTLKMLKTPLIIGIATRNSIAAIPATIDTLINNFRFDPNIVEAIVTLGTFLGRFGYTTYFAFATIFVTQIYGMQLTISDYGFIAFTSIAAGMATAGLPGKISLTMFAVTLEPLGIPVGTVITLFFSIEPLVQPIRTVGVIHGNCALVSLISSPQLLRAK; from the coding sequence GCCATAGGAATCTATGGGAAGCTTTACATAACCGTTTTACAAATGTGCGTTTTCCCCATCATAATTACCTCACTTACAATCAGCATTGTCTCGTTAAGCCAGCCTAAATACTCAGGTATCATGATTAGAATTTTGCTGTTTTTGGCGCTTATGTCTATTATATCAAGCCTGGTTGGCATCAGTATAGCCTATCTGTCGAATCCAGCTTTTGAATTTGCCCTAGCAGAGAGTCCCATACTGGCAGACGTGGTCGAGGTTGCATCACAAATTAAAAGAGGGTTGTTGGCGCCTTTAGCTCCCGACTTAAAAAAGGGGATCAGCGTGTTTCTTGGCAACGCGCTTACGGATAATGTTTTTCAGGCGCTCTCTGGTAATGAGACGTTTCAGGTAGTTATCTTCACGATCATCTTTGCAATTTCCCTGGCTAAATTGAATGCGGAAGAACAAGATGCTCTATCTCCAATTTTTCAAGTGATATTAAAAGTTTTTAACAATATTTTCAATGTATTTACAATTGTACTGCCATTCTTTGTAGTTTGTTTAGTAGCGGAAACGATCACATTGGTCGGGAAAGATACCTTACTGGCAATGGGAGGGGTTTTCGGCAAGTACTGTATATCTGGCATTATTCTCTTTTTACTGATGCAAACAGTTATTATGCTACGGACAAAACTAGGGCCTATTAAGACACTAAAAATGCTGAAAACCCCGTTAATCATTGGTATTGCAACTCGTAATAGTATTGCCGCAATTCCTGCAACTATTGATACTTTAATTAATAATTTTCGCTTTGATCCCAATATAGTGGAAGCAATTGTGACTTTGGGTACTTTCCTAGGAAGATTTGGATATACAACTTATTTCGCATTTGCGACCATTTTTGTCACTCAGATATACGGTATGCAATTAACTATTTCTGATTATGGATTTATTGCTTTCACATCTATTGCTGCAGGAATGGCAACCGCTGGGTTGCCAGGAAAAATCTCTTTGACAATGTTCGCCGTTACCTTGGAACCACTGGGGATACCTGTAGGAACAGTTATCACACTTTTTTTCTCGATCGAGCCGTTAGTACAACCAATAAGAACAGTTGGGGTCATACATGGCAACTGTGCACTGGTTAGCCTTATTTCATCCCCACAGTTGCTACGAGCAAAATAA